A window from Listeria seeligeri serovar 1/2b str. SLCC3954 encodes these proteins:
- a CDS encoding phosphoglycerate dehydrogenase, giving the protein MFNIQTFNAIAKEGLKTFDLEKYVIDANQPADGILLRSYNLHDFDFPDTVKAVARAGAGVNNIPVESCSEKGVVVFNTPGANANAVKELVLASLFVSARPILEGTEWVKELPAADDVEQKVEAGKKAFAGTELAGKKLGIIGLGAIGALVANDALALGMDVVGYDPFVSVDTAWRISKEVERAMTIEEVLATCDYLTVHVPLTDKTRGMFNADTLQLVKDNAVLLNFSRGELVDTTSIKEALNDGLLRLYITDFATKELLGHKKVHVFPHLGASTEEAETNCAKMAAKELQAYLETGSIKNSVNYPNVEMPYNGHPRIGICHQNIPNMVGQITTELGKYSLNILDMTNRSKNEYAYTLIDIDKETQANLEQLKRDLLAVQGVLRVRVIEPLGVTV; this is encoded by the coding sequence GTGTTTAATATCCAAACGTTTAATGCGATTGCAAAAGAAGGATTAAAGACATTTGATCTGGAAAAGTACGTTATTGATGCAAATCAACCAGCAGATGGGATTTTACTACGTAGTTATAACCTACACGATTTTGATTTTCCGGACACGGTCAAGGCGGTTGCTAGAGCAGGTGCAGGGGTTAATAATATCCCGGTAGAAAGCTGTTCTGAAAAGGGAGTTGTTGTATTTAACACTCCTGGAGCCAATGCCAATGCAGTAAAGGAACTAGTGCTTGCTAGCTTATTCGTTTCAGCAAGACCAATTTTGGAAGGAACAGAATGGGTTAAAGAACTACCTGCTGCAGACGATGTGGAACAAAAAGTAGAAGCGGGCAAAAAAGCATTCGCGGGAACAGAACTTGCCGGCAAAAAACTCGGAATTATTGGGTTAGGAGCAATTGGAGCATTAGTTGCCAACGACGCTTTAGCTCTTGGTATGGATGTAGTTGGTTACGATCCTTTTGTTTCAGTTGATACAGCATGGAGAATTTCTAAAGAAGTAGAACGTGCCATGACGATAGAAGAAGTACTTGCGACATGTGATTATCTAACGGTCCACGTGCCTTTAACAGATAAAACGCGCGGTATGTTTAATGCAGATACGCTACAACTTGTGAAAGATAATGCTGTATTATTAAACTTTTCTCGTGGTGAGCTAGTTGATACAACTTCAATCAAGGAAGCATTAAACGACGGACTTTTACGTTTATATATTACCGATTTTGCAACAAAAGAACTATTAGGACATAAAAAAGTGCATGTTTTCCCACATTTAGGAGCATCTACCGAAGAAGCAGAAACCAACTGTGCAAAAATGGCTGCAAAAGAATTACAAGCATACTTAGAGACGGGTAGTATCAAGAATTCTGTCAACTATCCTAATGTAGAAATGCCATACAATGGTCATCCGAGAATCGGTATTTGCCACCAAAATATTCCAAACATGGTAGGACAAATTACAACTGAATTAGGGAAATATTCTTTAAATATTTTAGATATGACTAATCGTAGTAAAAACGAATATGCCTATACATTAATTGATATTGATAAAGAAACACAAGCTAATTTGGAACAGTTAAAGCGGGACTTATTAGCTGTTCAAGGCGTGTTACGTGTTCGTGTTATTGAACCATTAGGCGTAACAGTTTAA
- the serC gene encoding 3-phosphoserine/phosphohydroxythreonine transaminase — MERVYNFSAGPAVLPVPVLEKVQRELLSYNGSGMSVMELSHRSELFQNIMDDAESLIRELMEIPENYKVLFLQGGASLQFNMVPMNFANGKKAVYVNTGSWAKKAISEAKKIQGVEVEVIASSEDRNFSYIPEIPTVSSDAAYLHVTTNNTIEGTAMFDVPEAAVPIVADMSSNILSSVYDVKKFGLIYAGAQKNIGPAGLTLVIVREDLIGQVEGLPSMLDFKVQADNDSMYNTPPTFAIYVAKLVFEWIKEQGGVAGIEALNRKKAALLYDYIDRSDFFSSPVEPADRSLTNIPFVTGSADFDKAFVKEAEANGFVNLKGHRSVGGMRASLYNAFPLEGVEALIAFMEKFANARKGGEVRV, encoded by the coding sequence GTGGAACGTGTTTATAATTTTTCGGCAGGTCCGGCTGTATTACCAGTACCGGTACTTGAAAAGGTTCAAAGAGAATTGCTCTCTTATAATGGTTCAGGAATGTCAGTAATGGAGCTGAGTCACCGGTCAGAATTATTTCAAAACATCATGGACGATGCGGAGAGTTTAATTCGAGAATTGATGGAGATTCCAGAAAATTACAAAGTACTATTTTTGCAAGGTGGCGCAAGTTTACAGTTTAATATGGTGCCAATGAATTTTGCAAATGGAAAAAAAGCAGTTTATGTAAACACTGGGTCTTGGGCGAAAAAAGCAATTTCAGAGGCGAAAAAAATTCAAGGTGTTGAGGTGGAAGTAATCGCCTCATCAGAAGACCGTAATTTCAGCTATATTCCTGAAATTCCCACTGTATCAAGTGATGCGGCATATTTACATGTGACGACAAATAATACAATTGAAGGAACAGCGATGTTTGATGTGCCAGAAGCAGCTGTACCAATCGTTGCAGATATGTCTTCTAATATTTTATCTAGTGTATATGATGTGAAAAAATTTGGCCTTATTTACGCAGGAGCTCAAAAAAACATTGGCCCTGCTGGACTTACGCTTGTGATTGTTCGCGAAGATTTAATTGGTCAGGTGGAAGGACTTCCTTCGATGCTTGATTTTAAAGTTCAAGCGGATAATGATTCGATGTACAATACACCCCCAACTTTTGCTATCTATGTAGCGAAATTAGTATTTGAATGGATTAAAGAACAGGGTGGCGTTGCTGGGATTGAAGCATTGAATCGTAAAAAAGCAGCGTTATTATATGATTATATTGATAGATCAGATTTCTTTTCTTCACCAGTCGAACCTGCCGACAGATCGCTTACCAATATTCCTTTTGTAACAGGTTCAGCTGATTTTGATAAAGCTTTTGTCAAAGAAGCAGAAGCGAATGGCTTTGTTAATTTGAAAGGACACCGCTCAGTTGGTGGAATGAGAGCAAGTCTTTACAATGCCTTTCCTCTTGAAGGAGTGGAAGCACTAATTGCCTTTATGGAAAAATTTGCGAATGCGCGAAAAGGGGGAGAAGTACGTGTTTAA
- a CDS encoding DUF1015 domain-containing protein, with protein MVNIRPFKALRPIKNLAEKVASLPYDVLNSDEARELGDSNKYSFLHIDKAEIDLSKDISPYDPAVYQKAADNLEQFELEGWLGREANPAFYIYQLTMDGRSQTGLVVCTSIDDYTEGKIKKHELTREEKELDRIRHVDVCDANTSPIFLTYRGKEAINALVDSWVKENEPEYDFESFHGVAHKVWAITDSYILEDLSAAFKEVPALYIADGHHRTESAVKVGLKRRAEYPDAGPEAEFNFFLSVVFPEEQLEILDYNRVINAPIEADFLDKISANFDLEKIGKKAFKPEEPKQVGMYLDGSWYKLVAKTDVIPNDVIGQLDVSILQEQILTPIFGIEDIRRDNRIDFVGGIRGLSELERLVDSGRHSVAFAMYPPTMDDLLGVADASEIMPPKSTWFEPKLLSGLFVHDLESK; from the coding sequence ATGGTAAACATACGACCATTTAAAGCGCTTCGGCCAATTAAAAACTTGGCAGAAAAAGTTGCTTCTTTGCCTTACGATGTACTTAATTCAGATGAGGCGCGCGAACTAGGAGATAGCAATAAATATTCATTTTTACATATTGATAAGGCGGAAATTGATTTGAGTAAAGATATTTCCCCGTATGATCCAGCTGTTTATCAAAAAGCGGCTGATAATTTGGAGCAATTTGAGCTTGAAGGCTGGCTTGGAAGAGAAGCGAATCCGGCGTTTTATATTTATCAACTGACAATGGATGGGCGCTCGCAAACAGGTCTCGTGGTTTGTACCTCGATTGATGATTATACAGAAGGAAAAATTAAAAAGCATGAGTTAACTCGCGAAGAAAAAGAGTTAGACCGAATTCGTCACGTGGATGTATGTGACGCGAATACGAGCCCGATTTTCCTAACCTATCGAGGCAAAGAAGCAATCAATGCACTTGTAGACTCGTGGGTGAAAGAGAATGAACCAGAATATGACTTTGAAAGCTTCCATGGAGTTGCACACAAGGTCTGGGCAATCACAGATTCATATATTTTAGAAGACCTATCAGCAGCGTTCAAAGAGGTACCAGCGCTTTATATTGCAGATGGGCACCACCGAACAGAATCAGCTGTAAAAGTCGGCTTAAAGCGCCGTGCGGAGTATCCAGATGCGGGACCAGAAGCAGAGTTTAATTTCTTCTTGTCGGTGGTTTTCCCAGAAGAACAACTAGAGATTTTGGATTATAATCGGGTGATAAATGCACCAATTGAAGCGGATTTTCTTGATAAAATTAGTGCGAATTTCGATTTAGAAAAAATTGGTAAAAAAGCCTTTAAACCAGAGGAACCAAAACAAGTGGGTATGTATTTAGATGGAAGTTGGTACAAATTAGTAGCAAAAACGGATGTTATTCCAAATGATGTCATTGGTCAGCTGGATGTTTCTATTTTACAAGAGCAAATTCTCACACCGATTTTTGGGATTGAAGATATTCGCCGAGATAACCGGATTGATTTCGTTGGAGGAATCCGCGGGCTCAGTGAATTAGAACGGTTAGTGGATAGCGGCAGACACTCAGTCGCATTTGCCATGTACCCACCAACTATGGATGATTTACTTGGTGTAGCTGATGCTTCAGAAATCATGCCACCAAAATCAACCTGGTTTGAACCGAAATTATTAAGTGGATTATTTGTGCATGATTTAGAAAGTAAATAA